From Candidatus Omnitrophota bacterium, a single genomic window includes:
- a CDS encoding 1,4-dihydroxy-2-naphthoate polyprenyltransferase, translated as MDPWILASRPKTLPAAIAPVMIGTAMAFGDGVGHFPSALAALFGALCIQIATNFTNDYCDFKKGADTLDRLGPVRATQAGLVSARAMISAAILVFLLAALACVYLVFRGGSAIAIIGVVSVLSGIFYTAGPRPLAYMGLGELFVFIFFGPVAVAGTYFVQALEINMAVVVAGLGTGFLSCAILAVNNLRDIDGDAKAGKMTLAVRFGKAFAAREYLVCIMAASLTPFAVNLITKDHDAIAAASLVGIMAIGAVQTVFTGQGAVLNKILARTGVLLLVYSVLFSAGWVLCSR; from the coding sequence ATGGATCCATGGATCTTAGCCAGTCGTCCTAAAACCCTGCCCGCGGCCATAGCCCCGGTCATGATCGGCACAGCCATGGCCTTCGGCGACGGCGTGGGGCATTTCCCATCGGCATTGGCCGCGCTTTTTGGGGCGTTGTGCATTCAGATCGCCACCAATTTCACCAATGATTATTGTGATTTTAAGAAAGGCGCGGATACCTTGGACCGTTTAGGACCCGTGCGCGCCACACAGGCCGGTTTAGTATCTGCGCGCGCGATGATCTCTGCGGCCATCCTTGTTTTTCTTTTGGCGGCACTGGCGTGCGTTTATCTGGTATTTCGTGGCGGCAGCGCCATTGCCATCATCGGTGTTGTTTCGGTCCTGTCCGGTATTTTTTATACGGCCGGGCCCAGGCCTTTGGCCTACATGGGATTAGGAGAGTTGTTTGTTTTTATATTTTTCGGCCCTGTTGCCGTTGCGGGAACATATTTTGTTCAGGCCCTGGAGATCAACATGGCCGTTGTGGTGGCCGGCTTGGGGACCGGATTCTTATCCTGCGCCATTTTGGCTGTCAACAATTTGAGGGACATTGACGGTGACGCAAAAGCAGGCAAGATGACGCTGGCCGTGCGTTTTGGAAAGGCCTTTGCCGCCAGGGAGTATCTTGTTTGCATCATGGCCGCGTCGCTGACCCCTTTTGCCGTGAATTTGATCACCAAGGACCATGACGCCATCGCGGCCGCTTCGCTCGTCGGCATTATGGCCATCGGCGCTGTCCAGACGGTCTTTACCGGCCAAGGCGCCGTATTAAATAAAATCCTCGCCCGCACCGGCGTTTTGCTTTTGGTCTACAGCGT
- the menB gene encoding 1,4-dihydroxy-2-naphthoyl-CoA synthase, which produces MPKKFHWINAGQYEDIKYHKMDGIAKITINRPRMRNAFRPQTVDEMSHALNDARMDDKTGVVILTGEGKEAFCSGGDQSIRGNAGYKDAKGVNRLNVLDFQRQMRTCPKPIIAMIAGYAVGGGHILHLLCDLSIAADNAKFGQTGPKVGSFDGGYGASYMARIVGQKKAREIWFLCRQYNAKQALDMGLVNTVVPYARLEQETVGWCKEILANSPMAIRCLKAALNADCDGQAGLQELAGNATMLFYMTQEGQEGRNAFMQKRKPDFSKFPKRP; this is translated from the coding sequence ATGCCTAAGAAATTCCATTGGATCAATGCGGGTCAATACGAAGACATCAAATACCACAAGATGGACGGCATTGCCAAGATCACCATCAACCGTCCCCGGATGCGCAATGCGTTCCGCCCCCAGACCGTGGATGAGATGTCCCATGCCCTCAATGACGCGCGCATGGATGACAAGACCGGGGTCGTTATCCTGACGGGCGAGGGCAAGGAAGCGTTCTGTTCCGGCGGAGACCAGAGCATCCGCGGGAATGCCGGGTATAAGGATGCCAAAGGGGTCAATCGCCTCAATGTCCTGGATTTCCAGCGGCAAATGCGCACCTGCCCCAAACCCATCATCGCCATGATCGCCGGTTACGCGGTGGGCGGCGGGCATATTCTGCATTTATTGTGCGACCTTTCCATTGCCGCGGACAATGCAAAGTTCGGCCAGACCGGTCCCAAGGTCGGTTCTTTTGACGGCGGATATGGTGCCAGTTATATGGCGCGTATTGTCGGGCAAAAAAAGGCGCGGGAAATATGGTTCTTGTGCCGCCAGTATAATGCCAAACAGGCCCTGGACATGGGCCTGGTCAATACCGTTGTTCCTTACGCGCGTCTGGAACAGGAAACCGTGGGCTGGTGCAAAGAAATTCTTGCCAATTCACCGATGGCCATCCGTTGTCTTAAAGCGGCCTTGAATGCCGACTGCGACGGGCAGGCCGGTCTGCAGGAACTCGCCGGCAATGCCACCATGCTTTTTTATATGACACAAGAAGGCCAGGAAGGCCGCAACGCTTTCATGCAGAAACGCAAACCCGATTTTTCCAAATTCCCCAAGCGTCCCTAG
- a CDS encoding HIT family protein yields MTDCVFCKNLPKVLENDLAYALYDIKPITKGHMLVVLKRHHATVFESTPAELNAAFDLLAKAKAIVQKEHGPDGYNVTANCGPAAGQVVMHAHFHLIPRYK; encoded by the coding sequence ATGACGGATTGCGTGTTTTGCAAGAATTTGCCCAAGGTCCTGGAAAATGATCTGGCCTACGCGTTGTATGACATCAAGCCGATCACCAAAGGACATATGCTGGTCGTGCTCAAACGCCATCACGCGACGGTGTTCGAGTCAACACCCGCGGAATTGAACGCCGCTTTTGATCTGTTGGCCAAGGCCAAGGCCATTGTCCAGAAAGAGCACGGCCCCGATGGGTATAATGTCACGGCCAATTGCGGACCTGCCGCCGGCCAGGTGGTCATGCACGCGCATTTTCATCTCATACCAAGGTACAAATAA
- the xseB gene encoding exodeoxyribonuclease VII small subunit yields the protein MAQDIKYAKAVERLDEIIGQIESEDIDVDELSVKVKEAVELIKVCKARINKAEMEVKKVVEDFAKEAKDNG from the coding sequence ATGGCCCAGGACATCAAATACGCGAAAGCTGTTGAGCGCCTGGATGAGATCATAGGCCAGATCGAGAGCGAAGACATTGACGTGGACGAGTTGTCGGTGAAGGTCAAGGAAGCGGTGGAGCTCATCAAGGTCTGCAAGGCCAGGATCAACAAGGCCGAGATGGAAGTCAAGAAAGTGGTTGAAGATTTCGCCAAAGAAGCCAAGGACAACGGATGA
- the xseA gene encoding exodeoxyribonuclease VII large subunit: MPRMRDEFLTVSELNHFIRDVLASGFPQPIWVCGEIQGYDRGKDKKHVFFELCEKDPATHEIIARVGLVIFATRRPAIDAILQKAENAFVLKDDIEVKFSCKVDFYPGHGQVRLIVENIDPVYTLGKIAQDRQRLIALLKQKGTLDRNKKLTMPRVPLNVGLITSYDSAAYHDFLDELKKSGYGFRVFAINAVMQGKNAEKSVVSALKTLNAVGDLDVVVITRGGGSIAELSCFDSSMIAEAIAASRLPVLSGIGHEINTTVTDLAAHTFAKTPTAVAQFLVNRVREFLGDLQSRALALQSGTKDFFKAHHEHMARRIETLIRVPVTVAKASRLALASRGDGLKKTIHLRLQNSRAKIQAYQKLAEMADPKNTLKRGFSITRDGRGKAVRSTAVLKPKQEITTELANGVFTAEVRKVR; the protein is encoded by the coding sequence ATGCCAAGAATGCGTGATGAATTTTTGACCGTATCGGAGTTGAATCATTTCATCCGCGACGTGCTGGCCAGCGGATTCCCCCAACCGATATGGGTGTGCGGGGAGATCCAGGGCTATGACCGCGGCAAGGACAAGAAACACGTCTTTTTTGAACTGTGCGAAAAAGACCCCGCCACCCATGAGATCATTGCGCGCGTGGGTCTGGTCATTTTTGCCACCCGCCGTCCCGCCATTGACGCTATCCTGCAAAAAGCCGAGAACGCCTTCGTCCTTAAGGATGACATTGAAGTCAAGTTTTCGTGCAAGGTGGATTTTTATCCCGGCCACGGCCAGGTGCGCCTGATCGTTGAGAACATTGACCCTGTCTATACGCTGGGCAAGATCGCGCAGGACCGCCAGCGGCTGATCGCGCTGTTAAAACAAAAAGGAACGCTGGACCGGAACAAGAAATTGACCATGCCCCGCGTGCCGTTGAACGTGGGTCTCATCACGTCTTACGATTCCGCGGCCTACCATGATTTTCTGGATGAACTAAAAAAAAGCGGTTATGGTTTTCGTGTTTTTGCCATCAATGCCGTGATGCAGGGCAAGAACGCGGAAAAGTCGGTTGTCAGCGCGCTTAAGACCTTAAATGCTGTTGGAGATTTGGATGTGGTTGTCATCACCCGCGGGGGCGGTTCCATCGCGGAATTGAGCTGTTTTGACAGTTCCATGATCGCTGAAGCAATAGCGGCATCGCGCCTGCCGGTCTTAAGCGGCATCGGCCATGAGATCAATACAACGGTGACTGATCTGGCCGCGCACACCTTTGCCAAGACCCCGACCGCAGTGGCGCAATTTTTGGTCAACCGCGTGCGGGAATTTTTGGGCGACCTTCAGTCCCGCGCCCTGGCTTTGCAGTCCGGAACTAAGGATTTCTTTAAAGCGCATCACGAACACATGGCGCGCAGGATCGAGACCTTGATCCGGGTGCCGGTCACGGTGGCCAAGGCATCCCGTTTGGCGCTGGCTTCCCGCGGCGATGGGCTAAAGAAAACAATTCATTTGCGCCTTCAAAATTCACGGGCTAAAATACAGGCATATCAAAAATTGGCGGAAATGGCTGACCCGAAGAACACGCTCAAGCGGGGTTTTAGCATCACCCGCGATGGCCGCGGCAAGGCCGTCAGGTCCACCGCTGTTTTAAAACCGAAACAGGAGATCACGACCGAACTGGCCAACGGTGTTTTTACCGCCGAGGTCAGGAAGGTCCGTTAA